From the Musa acuminata AAA Group cultivar baxijiao chromosome BXJ1-2, Cavendish_Baxijiao_AAA, whole genome shotgun sequence genome, one window contains:
- the LOC103975832 gene encoding probable L-type lectin-domain containing receptor kinase S.5, with the protein MPSPSQLNRCSSIVAVAVLCVVTKAQSLEFYYPDFSAQNSTDFVFSNSSSIGDGALQITPNSGNPAYQSGRVFYKETFKLRRSNGSSLTSINTSFVFNIRSLSQPGGEGLAFILTNNPRLPTNSSGQWLGVVNNRTDNMTSNHFVAVEFDTRKSYANDLDDNHVGLDVNGIESVYQVPFGAVGINISSGTDVGVSISFDAVSKSFLLSAALVNGTSAISNTLMFTWLIDLSVYLSEDVWVGFSGSTSNFTQLNQIKYWSFSSLDTEDIGTPKKKKSLRSIWLLTMLPLLPAFAVFLYRKKKEKGRLFRYDRKMVRQDIELILEDCSKRPVRFHLKELKDATANFDPSRQLGKGGFGTVYRGYLKDFDMEAAVKRISRNSHRGEREFIAEVTTISQLSHRNLVKLIGWCNEDRELLLVYEFLHRGSLDRYIFGKEGTVAELPVLDWATRYKIISGVASALDYLHHGSIKRVLHRDIKASNVMLDDEYNARLGDFGLARAIERDDKSHHSTTAVAGTRGYMAPECYFTGRASPETDVYAFGVFAMEVACGRRPGNNYVRPCDEEAEFDGGGSDYIVDWLWDLHGSGRILAAADPRLSEEYDEVQMERVLKLALACCHPNHQKRPSMRMALQVLGGGALPPNPAAEKPAFVWPVMNTQHEIELPLVGLLFVGGRLSQSSISGR; encoded by the coding sequence ATGCCATCTCCCAGCCAGCTGAACCGGTGTTCGTCGATAGTAGCGGTTGCAGTACTCTGTGTCGTCACGAAGGCCCAGAGCTTAGAGTTCTACTACCCTGACTTTTCTGCGCAGAATTCGACTGATTTCGTCTTCAGCAATAGCTCAAGCATCGGTGATGGTGCTCTGCAAATCACACCAAATTCCGGCAACCCAGCTTACCAATCGGGAAGAGTCTTCTACAAGGAAACCTTCAAGCTACGCAGGAGCAATGGATCGAGCCTTACATCCATCAACACTTCCTTTGTGTTCAACATCCGCTCGCTATCTCAACCAGGAGGGGAAGGCCTGGCTTTCATCCTCACAAACAACCCAAGGCTTCCGACCAATAGCAGCGGGCAGTGGCTTGGCGTGGTCAACAATCGAACCGATAACATGACCTCGAACCATTTCGTTGCCGTCGAATTCGACACCAGGAAGAGCTACGCCAATGACCTCGACGACAACCACGTCGGCCTCGACGTCAACGGCATCGAATCCGTCTATCAGGTGCCGTTTGGAGCTGTTGGCATAAACATTTCGAGCGGCACCGATGTTGGAGTCAGCATCTCATTTGATGCAGTGTCAAAATCATTTCTACTCTCTGCTGCCTTGGTTAATGGCACATCGGCGATCAGTAATACTCTGATGTTTACATGGTTGATCGATCTGTCAGTCTACTTGTCGGAGGATGTCTGGGTGGGATTTTCTGGATCCACTAGCAATTTCACTCAACTGAACCAGATCAAATATTGGTCTTTTAGCTCGCTGGACACCGAAGACATTGGAacgccgaagaagaagaagagtttgaGATCGATTTGGTTGCTTACCATGCTTCCACTGTTGCCTGCTTTTGCCGTTTTCTTATaccggaagaagaaggagaaaggGAGACTATTTAGATACGACAGAAAGATGGTGAGACAAGACATAGAACTAATCCTCGAGGATTGCAGCAAGCGACCGGTTAGATTTCACCTAAAGGAGCTCAAAGATGCGACGGCCAACTTCGATCCAAGCAGGCAGCTCGGCAAAGGCGGGTTCGGAACTGTCTACAGAGGTTACCTGAAGGACTTCGACATGGAAGCGGCTGTCAAGAGGATCTCAAGGAATTCGCACAGGGGAGAGCGAGAATTCATCGCGGAGGTGACGACCATCAGCCAGCTCTCGCACCGGAACCTCGTGAAACTGATCGGGTGGTGTAACGAGGACAGGGAGCTGCTCCTGGTGTATGAATTCTTGCACAGAGGCAGCTTGGACAGGTATATATTTGGGAAGGAGGGCACAGTAGCAGAGCTCCCTGTTCTTGACTGGGCGACGAGGTACAAGATAATCTCCGGGGTGGCCTCCGCTCTGGACTACCTCCACCACGGAAGCATCAAAAGGGTGCTTCACAGGGACATCAAGGCGAGCAACGTGATGCTGGACGACGAATACAATGCCCGGCTGGGGGACTTCGGCCTGGCGCGAGCCATCGAACGCGACGACAAGTCCCACCATTCCACCACCGCAGTAGCTGGAACTCGAGGTTACATGGCGCCCGAGTGTTACTTCACCGGCCGGGCGAGTCCCGAGACTGATGTGTATGCCTTTGGTGTGTTCGCCATGGAGGTCGCCTGCGGCCGAAGGCCCGGTAACAACTACGTTCGACCCTGCGACGAGGAGGCTGAGTTCGACGGAGGTGGTTCAGATTACATCGTGGACTGGTTGTGGGATCTACATGGAAGTGGGAGGATCTTGGCTGCAGCGGACCCGAGGCTGAGTGAAGAGTACGATGAGGTGCAAATGGAACGCGTGCTGAAGTTGGCGTTGGCATGTTGCCATCCAAACCATCAAAAGAGGCCATCGATGAGGATGGCTCTCCAGGTTCTAGGCGGCGGAGCTCTTCCTCCAAATCCTGCAGCTGAGAAGCCTGCTTTCGTGTGGCCTGTGATGAACACTCAACATGAGATCGAGCTGCCTCTCGTGGGGCTACTTTTTGTAGGAGGGCGCCTGAGTCAGAGTTCCATTAGTGGAAGATGA